The Citrifermentans bemidjiense Bem genome window below encodes:
- the icmF gene encoding fused isobutyryl-CoA mutase/GTPase IcmF — protein MHTAAAAPYKSKNKIRFVTATSLFDGHDASTNIIRRMLQASGAEVIHLGHNRSVEAIVSAAIQEDAQGIAVSCYQGGHVPFFKYIRDLLKERGAEQVKVFGGGGGVIVPEEIKEIESYGVSKIFSPEDGRRMGLQGMINHMLELCDFHVERDLQAEIERLKERDVRAVNALITLAEQAVHDHNEGYGLVRETIRGMGREVPTLGITGTGGAGKSSLTDELVRRFIRDFPEKSVAILAVDPSRQRTGGALLGDRIRMNSINTDRVYMRSLATRDSRSELSAAISDAIDVVRAAGFDLIIVETSGIGQGDAGVVEICDVSLYVMTCEFGAPTQLEKIDMLDFADVVALNKFERKGAEDALRNVRKQYRRNRNLFEVTDEELPIFGTIASQFNDPGTNVLYLAVLNRFNEKKELKWRSQLSAPEGDSLKQYIIPPDRIHYLGEIVQTARSYRKNVESQSKIARSLFQLKGARAQVQGDAAQAELDQLIQSTDAELQEEPRRIVEGWPELKASYKLDALVTRVRDKEIRTELFTTSLSGSRIPRVCVPDYEEWGEIVKWSLKENLPGYFPYTAGVFPFKRAEEDPKRQFAGEGTPERTNRRFHYLCQDDGAKRLSTAFDSVTLYGEDPDYPPDVYGKVGESGVSVCTVEDVAKLYAGFDLCAPSTSVSITINGPAPMMLAMFFNAAIEQQVEKFRTEKGREPSATEYQEIKSCTLQTVRGTVQADILKEDQGQNTCIFSTEFALKMMGDIQQYFIEQQVRNYYSVSISGYHIAEAGANPISQLAFTLSNGFTYVEYYLSRGMHIDDFAPNLSYFFSNGLDPEYTVIGRVARRIWAVVMREKYGANERSQKLKYHIQTSGRSLHAQEMDFNDIRTTLQALMAIYDNCNSLHTNAYDEAVTTPTEESVRRAMAVQMIITKELGLARNENPLQGAFIIDELTDLVEEAVLAEFEKIDQRGGVLGAMETQYQRSKIQDESMLYEHKKHSGELPIVGVNTFLNPRAGEEGYQVPGELARATAEEKEQQIKNLRAFQDRNKEKAPLALKRLQEVAVSGGNIFGELMETVKVASLGQITRALYQVGGEYRRNM, from the coding sequence ATGCACACCGCAGCCGCGGCACCCTACAAATCCAAGAACAAGATCCGTTTCGTCACGGCCACGAGCCTCTTCGACGGCCATGACGCTTCCACCAACATCATCCGACGGATGCTCCAGGCCTCGGGGGCCGAGGTGATCCACCTGGGGCACAACCGCTCCGTGGAGGCGATCGTGAGCGCCGCCATCCAGGAGGACGCCCAGGGGATCGCGGTCAGCTGCTACCAGGGGGGACACGTCCCCTTCTTCAAGTACATTCGCGATCTACTGAAGGAGCGGGGCGCGGAGCAGGTGAAGGTCTTCGGCGGAGGGGGCGGGGTGATCGTCCCGGAAGAGATAAAGGAGATCGAGAGCTACGGGGTCAGCAAGATCTTCTCCCCCGAGGACGGCCGCCGCATGGGGCTGCAGGGGATGATCAACCACATGCTGGAGCTTTGCGACTTCCACGTTGAGCGCGACCTGCAAGCGGAGATCGAGCGGCTCAAAGAACGGGATGTGCGCGCCGTGAACGCCCTGATCACGCTTGCCGAGCAGGCGGTCCACGATCATAACGAGGGGTATGGGCTGGTGCGCGAGACCATCCGCGGCATGGGGCGGGAGGTGCCGACCCTGGGCATCACGGGGACCGGCGGCGCCGGCAAGAGCTCGCTCACCGACGAACTGGTGCGCCGCTTCATCAGGGACTTCCCGGAGAAAAGCGTGGCCATCCTCGCCGTCGACCCTTCGCGCCAGCGGACCGGCGGGGCGCTTCTGGGCGACCGCATCAGGATGAACTCCATCAACACGGACCGGGTCTACATGCGCTCGCTTGCCACGCGCGACTCCCGCTCGGAGCTCTCCGCGGCCATCAGCGACGCCATCGACGTGGTGCGCGCGGCAGGGTTCGACCTGATTATCGTGGAGACCTCCGGGATCGGCCAGGGGGATGCGGGGGTGGTCGAGATCTGCGACGTCTCGCTCTACGTCATGACCTGCGAGTTCGGAGCGCCGACGCAGCTGGAGAAGATCGACATGCTCGACTTCGCCGACGTGGTCGCGCTCAACAAGTTCGAAAGGAAAGGGGCCGAGGACGCGCTTAGAAACGTCCGCAAGCAGTACCGCCGCAACCGAAACCTCTTCGAGGTGACTGACGAGGAGCTCCCGATCTTCGGCACCATCGCCTCGCAGTTCAACGATCCCGGCACCAACGTCCTCTATCTCGCCGTCCTGAACCGCTTCAACGAGAAGAAGGAGCTCAAGTGGCGCTCGCAATTGAGCGCACCCGAAGGGGACAGCCTGAAGCAGTACATCATCCCGCCGGACCGGATCCATTACCTGGGGGAGATCGTACAGACGGCGCGCAGCTACCGAAAGAACGTGGAGAGCCAGTCCAAGATCGCGCGGAGCCTGTTCCAGCTCAAGGGGGCAAGGGCGCAGGTACAGGGAGATGCGGCGCAAGCGGAGCTGGACCAGCTGATTCAGAGCACCGATGCGGAGCTGCAGGAGGAGCCCAGGCGCATTGTCGAGGGGTGGCCTGAGCTGAAGGCGAGCTATAAGCTGGACGCACTGGTGACACGAGTGCGCGACAAGGAAATAAGGACCGAGCTTTTCACCACCTCCCTCTCCGGCTCCCGCATCCCCAGGGTCTGCGTTCCGGATTACGAGGAATGGGGGGAGATCGTCAAATGGAGCCTGAAGGAGAACCTCCCCGGGTACTTCCCCTACACCGCGGGGGTCTTCCCCTTCAAAAGGGCGGAGGAGGATCCGAAGCGCCAGTTCGCAGGCGAGGGGACACCGGAGCGGACCAACCGCCGCTTCCATTACCTTTGCCAGGACGACGGCGCCAAGAGGCTCTCGACCGCTTTCGACAGCGTGACCCTGTACGGCGAGGACCCGGATTACCCGCCCGACGTCTACGGCAAGGTGGGGGAGAGCGGGGTCTCGGTCTGCACCGTCGAGGACGTAGCGAAGCTCTACGCCGGATTCGACCTCTGCGCCCCTTCCACCAGTGTTTCCATCACCATCAACGGCCCCGCGCCGATGATGCTTGCCATGTTCTTCAACGCCGCCATCGAGCAGCAGGTGGAGAAGTTCAGGACGGAAAAGGGGCGCGAGCCGTCGGCGACGGAGTACCAGGAGATAAAGTCCTGCACGCTGCAGACGGTGCGCGGCACGGTGCAGGCGGACATCCTCAAGGAGGACCAGGGGCAGAATACCTGCATCTTCTCCACCGAATTTGCCCTGAAGATGATGGGGGACATCCAGCAGTACTTCATCGAGCAGCAGGTGCGGAACTACTACTCCGTTTCCATCAGCGGCTACCACATCGCCGAAGCGGGGGCGAACCCCATCTCGCAGCTCGCCTTCACCCTCTCCAACGGTTTCACCTACGTGGAGTACTACCTCTCGCGCGGGATGCATATCGACGACTTCGCGCCTAACCTCTCCTACTTCTTCTCCAACGGACTCGATCCGGAATACACGGTGATCGGGCGGGTGGCGCGGAGGATCTGGGCGGTGGTGATGCGGGAGAAGTATGGCGCCAACGAGCGGAGCCAGAAGCTCAAGTACCACATCCAGACCAGCGGCCGGTCGCTGCATGCGCAGGAGATGGACTTCAACGACATCCGCACCACGCTGCAGGCGCTCATGGCCATCTACGACAACTGCAACTCGCTGCACACAAACGCCTACGACGAGGCGGTGACGACCCCGACCGAGGAGTCGGTGCGGCGGGCCATGGCGGTGCAGATGATCATCACCAAGGAACTGGGGCTCGCCAGAAACGAGAACCCGCTCCAGGGCGCGTTCATCATCGACGAGCTGACCGACCTGGTGGAGGAGGCGGTGCTCGCCGAGTTCGAGAAGATCGACCAGCGCGGAGGGGTGCTGGGGGCCATGGAGACCCAGTACCAGCGGAGCAAGATCCAGGACGAATCGATGCTTTACGAGCACAAAAAGCACTCCGGCGAGCTCCCCATCGTCGGGGTCAACACCTTCCTCAATCCCCGCGCCGGGGAGGAGGGGTACCAGGTCCCGGGAGAACTTGCGCGCGCAACCGCGGAAGAGAAGGAACAGCAGATCAAGAATCTGCGCGCCTTCCAGGACCGGAACAAGGAAAAGGCGCCGCTGGCCCTGAAGCGCCTCCAGGAGGTAGCTGTCTCCGGCGGCAACATCTTCGGGGAGCTGATGGAGACGGTAAAGGTCGCATCCTTGGGGCAGATCACCCGCGCGCTCTACCAGGTGGGGGGGGAGTACCGGCGGAACATGTAG
- a CDS encoding DUF6125 family protein has product MTTQTALQKTEPENAAGDEGIQLLYSLSKEELVRIITDDAKNWLAHDGVWFQSLEKKFGMDVAVDIDTDAWRLFTVIEAKRIMERLGLKPGGGIPALVECLKHRFYARLNLQQCLEVTETRAVFRMIDCRVQSARKRKGLPDHPCKSVGIVEYSGFASTIDPRIQTNCIACPPDEHPEEFWCAWEFTLKP; this is encoded by the coding sequence ATGACGACGCAAACCGCTTTGCAGAAAACGGAACCGGAAAACGCTGCCGGCGACGAGGGGATCCAGCTCCTTTACTCGCTCAGCAAGGAGGAACTGGTCCGGATAATCACCGACGACGCCAAGAACTGGCTGGCCCACGACGGAGTCTGGTTCCAGTCGCTGGAAAAGAAATTCGGCATGGACGTGGCGGTCGATATCGACACCGACGCCTGGAGGCTCTTCACCGTCATCGAGGCCAAGCGGATCATGGAGCGGCTGGGGCTGAAACCGGGCGGGGGGATTCCCGCACTGGTGGAGTGCCTGAAGCACCGTTTTTACGCCCGGCTCAACCTGCAGCAATGCCTGGAGGTGACGGAGACCCGGGCCGTCTTCCGCATGATCGACTGCCGGGTCCAGTCCGCCAGAAAGCGCAAGGGGCTCCCGGACCATCCCTGCAAATCCGTCGGTATCGTCGAATACTCCGGCTTCGCCAGCACCATCGACCCGCGGATCCAGACGAATTGCATCGCCTGCCCGCCGGACGAGCATCCTGAGGAGTTCTGGTGCGCCTGGGAGTTCACCCTGAAGCCCTGA
- a CDS encoding solute symporter family protein: protein MKKRIAAITLALTFSVCAAAPLAVAASVGTAAPQSPAIAAPAATVAPAAATAAAPTAAKAAPAKGADTQPAKVTPNRGITIGMFALIIAITMGVVVWAAKKTQTAADFYTAGGGITGLQNGWAIAGDYMSAASFLGMSGLISLYGIDGFMYAVGPMFSFIAILLVIAEPCRNAGKYTLGDILSFRSSPKVVRGVAALSTVTVSIFYLIAQMVGAGKLMQMLIGIPYRVSVIGVGALMVAYVVFGGMKATTWVQIIKASLLMGATTLLCILVAAKAGFNPVSFFTDIVNNPAIQDHVRLNVLKDAIPKAGVDYGQRFLEPGLFLKSPLDQISLGIAWALGAAGLPHILMRFFTVPSAKEARKSIIIALFLNSTFFFMISIIGFGAALYLTPQGILAVDKGGNMATLLLAQHMGGGAGSLGGDVFLAFICAVAFATILAVVSGLVLAASAAIAHDVYVNIIKDGKADQHLQVKVARITSLFVGTSAILMGLAAEKENVVALVALAFAVAASGNFPVVMLSLFWKKFNTAGIVSGLVVGTVTALALVMVSPVMTYPKKVAADAKKIVETLEKKQATGVALADKELKTLEKSRVEYEKNKDGSSMVGLDKPIFPLKNPGIVSVPLGFLAAVFGCLLFRDRRAEDMFAEIDVRQNTGLGIAKATDH from the coding sequence ATGAAAAAAAGAATCGCCGCCATAACGCTCGCTCTTACGTTCTCCGTTTGCGCCGCCGCTCCCCTCGCAGTCGCAGCCTCGGTCGGCACCGCCGCACCGCAGTCACCGGCAATAGCAGCGCCTGCGGCAACAGTTGCACCTGCAGCCGCCACCGCGGCAGCGCCCACCGCAGCCAAGGCCGCTCCGGCCAAGGGCGCGGACACCCAGCCCGCCAAGGTGACCCCCAACCGCGGCATCACCATCGGCATGTTCGCGCTCATCATCGCCATCACCATGGGGGTGGTGGTCTGGGCCGCGAAGAAGACGCAGACCGCCGCCGACTTCTACACCGCAGGCGGAGGGATCACCGGCCTCCAAAACGGCTGGGCCATAGCCGGCGACTACATGTCGGCCGCCTCTTTCCTCGGCATGTCGGGGCTCATCTCGCTCTACGGCATCGACGGCTTCATGTACGCGGTGGGGCCGATGTTCTCGTTCATCGCCATCCTGCTGGTCATCGCCGAGCCCTGCCGCAACGCCGGCAAGTACACGCTGGGCGACATCCTCTCCTTCAGGTCGTCGCCCAAGGTGGTGCGCGGCGTAGCGGCGCTCTCCACCGTCACCGTCTCGATCTTCTACCTGATCGCGCAGATGGTCGGCGCGGGGAAGCTGATGCAGATGCTGATCGGGATCCCTTACCGCGTCTCGGTCATCGGGGTCGGGGCCCTCATGGTCGCCTACGTCGTCTTCGGCGGCATGAAAGCCACTACCTGGGTCCAGATCATCAAGGCCTCGCTCTTGATGGGCGCCACCACGCTTTTGTGCATCCTGGTCGCGGCGAAGGCGGGCTTCAACCCGGTCTCCTTCTTCACCGACATCGTGAACAACCCGGCCATCCAGGATCACGTCAGGCTGAACGTACTGAAGGACGCCATTCCCAAGGCGGGGGTGGATTACGGCCAGCGCTTCCTGGAGCCCGGGCTCTTCCTGAAAAGCCCGCTGGATCAGATCTCGCTCGGTATCGCCTGGGCGCTTGGCGCAGCCGGCCTGCCGCACATCCTGATGCGCTTTTTCACGGTTCCCAGCGCCAAGGAAGCGCGCAAGTCGATCATCATCGCCCTTTTCCTTAACTCCACCTTCTTCTTCATGATCAGCATCATCGGCTTCGGCGCAGCGCTCTACCTGACCCCCCAGGGCATCCTGGCGGTGGACAAAGGTGGGAACATGGCGACGCTCTTATTGGCACAGCACATGGGTGGGGGCGCCGGGAGCCTCGGCGGAGACGTCTTCCTGGCCTTCATCTGCGCCGTAGCCTTCGCCACTATCCTCGCCGTCGTCTCCGGTCTCGTGCTCGCAGCCTCCGCGGCCATCGCCCACGACGTCTATGTCAACATCATCAAGGACGGCAAGGCCGACCAGCACCTGCAGGTGAAGGTGGCGCGCATCACCTCCCTTTTCGTCGGCACCTCCGCCATCCTGATGGGGCTTGCCGCCGAGAAGGAGAACGTGGTCGCCCTGGTGGCGCTCGCCTTCGCGGTCGCCGCCTCGGGGAACTTCCCGGTGGTCATGCTCTCGCTCTTCTGGAAGAAGTTCAACACCGCGGGGATCGTTTCCGGCCTCGTGGTCGGGACCGTCACCGCCCTCGCGCTGGTGATGGTGTCGCCGGTGATGACCTATCCCAAGAAGGTCGCGGCCGACGCGAAGAAGATCGTCGAGACCCTGGAAAAGAAGCAGGCAACGGGCGTGGCGCTGGCGGACAAGGAGCTGAAGACCCTGGAGAAGTCCCGGGTGGAATATGAGAAGAACAAGGATGGCAGCTCCATGGTCGGGCTCGATAAGCCGATATTCCCGCTGAAGAACCCGGGTATCGTCTCGGTGCCCCTCGGGTTCCTGGCCGCCGTATTTGGTTGCCTCTTGTTCCGCGACCGCCGCGCCGAAGACATGTTCGCCGAGATCGACGTGCGGCAGAACACCGGCCTCGGGATAGCCAAGGCGACAGATCACTAG
- a CDS encoding DUF485 domain-containing protein, with protein sequence MAETSYDWEKIANNSKFLELKNKKRSFLFSWWIISTIYYLLLPVISGYFPEAFRIKVIGPINFGYLFILSQFVVAIGVAAYYAHVANKDFDRLTKQLLDVLN encoded by the coding sequence ATGGCGGAAACGAGTTACGACTGGGAAAAGATAGCGAACAACAGCAAGTTTCTGGAACTGAAGAACAAGAAGAGGAGTTTCCTCTTCAGCTGGTGGATCATCTCGACCATTTACTACCTGCTCCTCCCGGTCATCTCAGGATATTTTCCGGAAGCGTTCCGGATCAAGGTGATCGGACCCATCAATTTCGGCTACCTCTTCATCCTCTCCCAGTTCGTGGTTGCCATCGGCGTCGCGGCCTACTACGCCCACGTCGCCAACAAGGATTTCGACCGGCTGACCAAGCAGCTGCTTGACGTGCTTAATTAA
- a CDS encoding IclR family transcriptional regulator — MKKKRAKEGNPPQRMEKAVELLEALAIEGKECSLSALARRVGISRYRTRRLLESLEQQEAGKRLLPKAGKGHSRGKVEALYGSIVREVRPVMESLARRHKEAVYMAILKGEEVLFVDVACVEAGGKGEPLVGRRFPFFNNAAGKVMRAIDSWDLLEKIGKSWRRGRSAFPDLADLRRELESIREKGVAVDCGGMGEGVITVAVAVRDYAGKVVGALTLLGPSVRFLGSRLEEEIIPSLLLSGELLSMKFGYARP; from the coding sequence ATGAAAAAAAAGCGGGCCAAAGAGGGAAACCCGCCGCAGCGGATGGAAAAGGCCGTGGAGCTTCTGGAGGCGCTCGCCATCGAGGGAAAAGAGTGCTCCCTCTCCGCGCTCGCGCGGAGAGTCGGTATCAGCAGGTATCGGACCAGGCGCCTTTTGGAAAGCCTGGAGCAGCAGGAGGCGGGGAAGAGGCTCTTGCCGAAGGCGGGCAAAGGGCACTCCCGGGGAAAGGTGGAGGCGCTTTACGGCAGCATCGTGCGGGAAGTGCGCCCGGTCATGGAAAGCCTGGCGCGAAGGCACAAAGAGGCGGTGTACATGGCCATCCTGAAAGGAGAGGAGGTGCTTTTCGTCGACGTGGCCTGCGTCGAGGCCGGGGGGAAGGGCGAGCCGCTGGTGGGGAGGAGGTTCCCCTTCTTCAACAACGCCGCCGGCAAGGTGATGCGCGCCATAGATTCCTGGGACCTATTGGAAAAGATCGGCAAGAGCTGGCGCCGCGGCCGGTCGGCCTTTCCGGACCTGGCCGATTTGCGGCGCGAACTGGAGTCGATTAGGGAAAAGGGAGTCGCCGTCGACTGCGGTGGCATGGGTGAGGGGGTCATTACCGTGGCCGTCGCGGTAAGGGACTATGCCGGCAAGGTGGTCGGCGCGCTCACCCTTTTGGGGCCGTCGGTGCGGTTTTTGGGCTCCCGGCTGGAAGAAGAGATCATACCCTCGCTGCTTTTAAGCGGCGAGCTGCTTTCAATGAAATTCGGCTATGCAAGGCCGTGA
- a CDS encoding acetyl-CoA hydrolase/transferase C-terminal domain-containing protein, protein MSELQQRIRKKSLHQRIMSAEDTIPFFKNGMDLGWSGFTPVGYPKVVPEALADYVEKNNLQGKMRFNLFIGASIGAEIEDRWASLSMTDKRWPYQTGNVVQKQVNNGGVRMGDKHLSLYAQDLAYGFYTKERGGGFDLGLIEASGITEDGSIILGGSIGCATEVIQHSDRLIIEINTAIPSFEGLHDIVMTERPPYKKPYLISRVDDRIGSPYVPCDPDKIIAIVESKKPDRGRALSAPDAVSEQIAAHIIDFFQFEVKAGRLPKNLLPLQSGVGNIANAVVGGLVQGPFSNVQVWTEVIQDTMLDFFDSGKLDFASSTSLSLSEGGFQRLYDNWDFYTGKVVLRPMQISNNPEPIRRLGVIAMNTPVEFDIYGHANSTLVGGTRMINGIGGSGDFLRNAYLSIMHTPSTRPSKTDANGITCVVPMVPHVDHTEHDLDVLVTEQGLADLRGLCPRERAQQIISKCVHPEYKPIMQEYYERAQRECFEQNVGHEPHMLFKVFKMQQSLAEKGTMKIPNWD, encoded by the coding sequence ATGAGCGAGCTGCAGCAGAGGATCAGGAAGAAGAGTCTGCACCAAAGGATCATGAGCGCCGAGGATACCATCCCGTTCTTCAAAAACGGCATGGACCTTGGGTGGTCAGGGTTCACGCCGGTCGGCTATCCCAAGGTGGTGCCCGAGGCGCTGGCGGACTACGTAGAGAAAAACAACCTGCAGGGGAAGATGCGGTTCAACCTCTTCATCGGCGCCTCCATCGGCGCCGAGATCGAGGACCGCTGGGCATCGCTCTCCATGACCGACAAACGCTGGCCCTACCAGACCGGGAATGTGGTGCAAAAGCAGGTGAATAACGGCGGCGTGCGCATGGGAGACAAGCACCTCTCGCTCTACGCCCAGGATCTCGCCTACGGCTTCTACACCAAGGAAAGGGGAGGGGGGTTCGATCTCGGGCTCATCGAGGCAAGCGGCATCACTGAAGACGGCTCCATCATCCTCGGCGGCTCCATCGGCTGCGCTACCGAGGTGATCCAGCACTCGGACCGGCTCATCATCGAGATCAACACGGCGATCCCCTCCTTCGAAGGGCTCCACGACATCGTTATGACCGAGCGCCCTCCCTACAAGAAACCGTACCTGATCAGCCGCGTAGACGACCGGATCGGCTCACCTTACGTCCCGTGCGATCCGGACAAGATCATCGCCATCGTGGAATCCAAAAAGCCCGACCGGGGGCGCGCCCTGAGCGCTCCCGACGCCGTGTCGGAGCAGATCGCGGCGCATATCATCGACTTCTTCCAGTTCGAGGTGAAGGCGGGGCGCCTGCCGAAAAACCTGCTCCCGCTGCAGTCGGGGGTCGGCAACATAGCCAACGCGGTGGTGGGGGGGCTGGTGCAGGGACCGTTCAGCAACGTCCAGGTCTGGACCGAGGTGATCCAGGACACCATGCTGGACTTCTTCGACTCCGGCAAGCTCGACTTCGCCTCCTCAACCTCGCTCTCGCTCTCCGAGGGGGGCTTCCAGCGCCTCTACGACAACTGGGATTTCTACACCGGAAAAGTGGTGCTGCGCCCCATGCAGATCAGCAACAACCCCGAGCCGATCCGCCGCCTGGGGGTCATCGCCATGAACACCCCGGTGGAATTCGACATCTACGGCCACGCCAACTCGACACTGGTCGGGGGCACCAGGATGATCAACGGTATCGGCGGCTCCGGGGACTTCCTGAGAAACGCCTACCTCTCCATCATGCACACCCCCTCCACCCGGCCGTCGAAGACCGACGCAAACGGCATTACCTGCGTGGTCCCCATGGTCCCCCACGTCGACCATACCGAGCACGACCTCGACGTGCTGGTGACCGAGCAGGGACTCGCCGACCTGCGCGGACTCTGCCCGAGAGAGCGGGCTCAGCAGATCATCTCCAAATGCGTACACCCCGAGTACAAGCCGATCATGCAGGAATACTACGAGCGGGCGCAGCGGGAGTGCTTCGAGCAAAACGTCGGGCACGAGCCCCACATGCTCTTCAAGGTCTTCAAGATGCAGCAGAGCCTGGCGGAAAAGGGGACCATGAAGATCCCCAACTGGGACTAG
- a CDS encoding helix-turn-helix domain-containing protein has product MNQLRQGETAVGIGDLAKEYGLTTRTLRYWEEVGIIESLQRQDGATREFTPYYFRRIKFILRLKELGLSIREMQDLYLAYGEAKSTERMIPRLIEILDQHTDKVDGKMAQLASLRKEIVEYRQKMLTRLAPEPY; this is encoded by the coding sequence ATGAACCAATTGAGGCAAGGCGAGACGGCGGTGGGGATAGGAGACCTGGCGAAAGAGTACGGGCTGACCACCAGGACTCTGCGTTACTGGGAAGAAGTGGGAATCATAGAATCGCTGCAGCGGCAGGACGGCGCCACTCGTGAATTCACCCCCTATTACTTCAGAAGGATCAAATTCATTCTGCGGCTGAAGGAGCTGGGACTAAGCATCCGCGAGATGCAGGACCTTTATCTCGCCTATGGCGAGGCGAAGAGCACGGAGAGAATGATCCCGCGTCTGATCGAGATTCTGGACCAGCATACCGATAAGGTTGATGGGAAAATGGCGCAGCTGGCTTCGCTTCGGAAGGAAATCGTGGAATACCGGCAAAAGATGCTGACGCGCCTTGCGCCGGAACCATATTAG
- a CDS encoding sensor histidine kinase, with product MQDDLTPERREKLPKAPLDISLPDPKGALLLQDLQRRLARVEAENAQLRRVIESQRSDEEGYRSLYNDTPVMLHSIDRNGLLLGVSNYWVEVLGYQREEVIGRKSTDFLTEESRRYAEEVVLPEFFRTGFCRNVHYQMVKKSGELLDVLLVASGERGPQGELLRSFAVMTDVTEWKAAEKALKESEERYRMIVETSQEGILAVDAEGRVSYANRQFAEMLGLEVGDVVGRLFLEFVDGCLHDEIAAKMKSREKGLSEHYETILLRNGGSRMWASVSAIPVKGPSGDFTGAFAMVSDITKRKQAAEEIEVLHTHLSARACEMELANEELEAFSYTVSHDLRRPLTAINGFSQVLLELYGPGMDPQCREYVREILNGSIRMNHLIDTLINFSRRSVGESVREEVEITGLVEELYAELKRAEPQRNVSLLVQPGVRGVADAHLLRVVLDNLLGNAWKYSAKKELSEIAFGTIDHQGKTAYFVRDNGAGFDMALGDLLFKPFQRLHDARDFEGTGIGLASVQRIIQRHGGQIWAESEPGKGATFYFTLG from the coding sequence ATGCAAGACGACCTGACGCCGGAGCGGCGGGAGAAATTACCGAAGGCTCCACTCGACATCTCCCTGCCGGACCCAAAGGGGGCCTTGTTACTGCAGGATCTGCAGCGCAGGCTGGCGCGGGTCGAGGCCGAGAATGCGCAGTTGCGCCGCGTCATCGAATCCCAGCGTTCCGACGAGGAGGGGTATCGCTCCCTCTACAACGACACTCCGGTCATGCTGCACTCCATCGACCGCAACGGGCTGCTCCTGGGAGTCAGCAACTACTGGGTCGAGGTGCTGGGCTACCAGCGGGAGGAGGTGATCGGGCGCAAGTCGACCGATTTTCTCACCGAGGAATCGCGCCGCTATGCCGAAGAGGTCGTCCTGCCCGAGTTCTTCCGCACCGGTTTTTGCCGCAACGTCCATTATCAGATGGTGAAAAAGAGCGGGGAGCTCCTGGACGTGCTCCTTGTCGCCTCGGGGGAGCGGGGACCCCAGGGGGAACTGCTGCGCTCCTTTGCCGTCATGACCGACGTGACCGAATGGAAGGCTGCGGAAAAGGCTCTGAAGGAGAGCGAAGAGCGCTACCGCATGATAGTGGAGACCTCCCAGGAGGGGATACTAGCCGTCGATGCCGAAGGGCGCGTAAGCTACGCCAACCGTCAGTTCGCCGAGATGCTGGGCCTGGAGGTCGGCGACGTCGTCGGGCGTCTTTTCCTTGAGTTCGTCGACGGCTGCCTGCACGACGAGATAGCCGCTAAAATGAAGAGCCGGGAAAAGGGGCTGTCCGAGCATTACGAGACGATCTTGCTGCGCAACGGCGGCTCCAGGATGTGGGCCAGCGTTTCCGCCATCCCGGTAAAAGGCCCAAGCGGCGACTTCACCGGGGCGTTCGCCATGGTCTCCGACATCACCAAGCGCAAACAGGCTGCCGAGGAGATCGAGGTGCTGCACACGCATCTTTCGGCGCGCGCCTGCGAGATGGAGCTTGCCAACGAGGAACTGGAGGCGTTCAGCTACACCGTTTCCCACGACCTCAGAAGGCCTCTCACCGCCATCAACGGCTTCAGCCAGGTGCTGCTCGAGCTTTACGGTCCCGGCATGGACCCGCAGTGCAGGGAATACGTACGGGAGATCCTCAACGGCAGCATCAGGATGAACCACCTGATAGACACGCTGATCAACTTCTCGCGCCGAAGCGTAGGTGAATCGGTCCGGGAAGAGGTGGAGATAACCGGTCTGGTGGAGGAACTTTACGCCGAACTCAAACGCGCCGAGCCTCAGCGCAACGTCTCCCTCCTTGTCCAGCCGGGCGTGCGCGGTGTCGCCGATGCACATCTTTTGCGCGTGGTCCTGGACAACCTTTTGGGGAATGCCTGGAAGTACTCCGCCAAAAAGGAGTTAAGCGAGATCGCTTTCGGCACCATCGACCACCAGGGGAAGACCGCCTACTTCGTCCGGGACAACGGGGCAGGTTTCGACATGGCCCTGGGGGATCTGCTGTTCAAGCCGTTCCAGCGCCTCCACGACGCGCGCGATTTCGAAGGGACCGGCATCGGCCTCGCCAGCGTGCAGCGCATCATTCAGCGGCACGGCGGCCAGATCTGGGCCGAGAGCGAACCCGGCAAAGGGGCGACCTTCTACTTCACCCTCGGCTAG